Proteins encoded in a region of the Leopardus geoffroyi isolate Oge1 chromosome E2, O.geoffroyi_Oge1_pat1.0, whole genome shotgun sequence genome:
- the CD79A gene encoding B-cell antigen receptor complex-associated protein alpha chain: MPGGPGVPRVPCATTFLLFLIAAVGLGPGCQALWVDGGPPSVTVSLGDTVHLQCLHNGSGSDSTLNVTWWRVLQGNATWPDIFWSHGEGPNGELTISTVNKSHMGMYRCQVEEKGPNSKVLNFLQSCGTYLRVREPLSRPFLDMGEGTKNNIITAEGIILLFCAVVPGTLLLFRKRWQNLKFGVDVQDDYEDENLYEGLNLDDCSMYEDISRGLQGTYQDVGSLHIGDGDVQLEKP, from the exons ATGCCTGGGGGTCCCGGGGTCCCCCGAGTGCCGTGTGCCAccacctttctcctcttcctaaTCGCCGCTGTTGGTCTGG GCCCCGGCTGCCAGGCCCTGTGGGTGGATGGGGGCCCACCATCAGTGACCGTGAGCCTGGGGGACACCGTCCACCTCCAGTGTCTGCACAACGGCAGCGGGTCGGACAGCACCCTCAACGTCACGTGGTGGCGTGTCCTCCAAGGCAATGCTACGTGGCCCGATATATTCTGGAGCCACGGCGAAGGCCCCAATGGCGAGCTGACCATCAGCACCGTGAACAAGAGCCACATGGGCATGTACAGGTGCCAGGTGGAGGAGAAAGGCCCCAACAGCAAAGTCCTCAACTTCCTGCAGTCCTGCGGCACCTACCTCCGCGTGCGCG AGCCACTCTCCAGACCTTTCCTGGACATGGGAGAGGGCACCAAGAACAACATCATCACGGCCGAGGGCATCATCCTGCTGTTCTGTGCTGTGGTACCTGGGACACTGCTGCTGTTCAGG aaacgATGGCAGAATTTGAAGTTCGGGGTGGACGTCCAGGATGACTATGAAGACGAAAACCTTTACGAG GGCCTGAACCTTGATGACTGCTCCATGTACGAGGACATCTCCCGGGGCCTCCAGGGCACCTACCAGGATGTGGGCAGCCTCCACATCGGAGACGGGGACGTCCAGCTGGAGAAGCCTTGA
- the RPS19 gene encoding 40S ribosomal protein S19 isoform X1, with product MPGVTVKDVNQQEFVRALAAFLKKSGKLKVPEWVDTVKLAKHKELAPYDENWFYTRAACFSCREDSALLEKDPHISRTPHPASTARHLYLRGGAGVGSMTKIYGGRQRNGVMPSHFSRGSKSVARRVLQALEGLKMVEKDQDGGRKLTPQGQRDLDRIAGQVAAANKKH from the exons ATGCCTGGAGTTACTGTAAAAGACGTGAACCAGCAGGAGTTCGTCAGAGCTCTGGCAGCCTTCCTCAAAAA GTCTGGGAAGCTGAAAGTCCCTGAATGGGTGGACACTGTCAAGCTGGCCAAGCATAAAGAGCTTGCTCCCTACGATGAGAACTGGTTCTACACACGAGCTG CCTGCTTCAGCTGTAGAGAGGACTCTGCTTTGCTTGAGAAGGATCCTCACATCTCACGCACACCCCACCCAGCTTCCACAGCACGGCACCTGTACCTCCGGGGCGGCGCTGGAGTCGGCTCCATGACCAAGATCTACGGAGGACGTCAGAGAAATGGGGTCATGCCCAGCCACTTTAGCAGAGGCTCCAAGAGCGTGGCCCGCAGGGTCCTCCAAGCCCTAGAGGGGCTGAAAATGGTGGAAAAAGACCAAGATGG GGGACGCAAACTGACACCTCAGGGACAGAGAGATCTGGACAGAATCGCGGGACAG GTGGCAGCTGCCAACAAGAAGCATTAG
- the RPS19 gene encoding 40S ribosomal protein S19 isoform X3 has translation MPGVTVKDVNQQEFVRALAAFLKKSGKLKVPEWVDTVKLAKHKELAPYDENWFYTRAASTARHLYLRGGAGVGSMTKIYGGRQRNGVMPSHFSRGSKSVARRVLQALEGLKMVEKDQDGGRKLTPQGQRDLDRIAGQVAAANKKH, from the exons ATGCCTGGAGTTACTGTAAAAGACGTGAACCAGCAGGAGTTCGTCAGAGCTCTGGCAGCCTTCCTCAAAAA GTCTGGGAAGCTGAAAGTCCCTGAATGGGTGGACACTGTCAAGCTGGCCAAGCATAAAGAGCTTGCTCCCTACGATGAGAACTGGTTCTACACACGAGCTG CTTCCACAGCACGGCACCTGTACCTCCGGGGCGGCGCTGGAGTCGGCTCCATGACCAAGATCTACGGAGGACGTCAGAGAAATGGGGTCATGCCCAGCCACTTTAGCAGAGGCTCCAAGAGCGTGGCCCGCAGGGTCCTCCAAGCCCTAGAGGGGCTGAAAATGGTGGAAAAAGACCAAGATGG GGGACGCAAACTGACACCTCAGGGACAGAGAGATCTGGACAGAATCGCGGGACAG GTGGCAGCTGCCAACAAGAAGCATTAG
- the RPS19 gene encoding 40S ribosomal protein S19 isoform X2, producing the protein MPGVTVKDVNQQEFVRALAAFLKKSGKLKVPEWVDTVKLAKHKELAPYDENWFYTRAACFSCREDSALLEKDPHISRTPHPASTARHLYLRGGAGVGSMTKIYGGRQRNGVMPSHFSRGSKSVARRVLQALEGLKMVEKDQDGGRKLTPQGQRDLDRIAGQSPLTLL; encoded by the exons ATGCCTGGAGTTACTGTAAAAGACGTGAACCAGCAGGAGTTCGTCAGAGCTCTGGCAGCCTTCCTCAAAAA GTCTGGGAAGCTGAAAGTCCCTGAATGGGTGGACACTGTCAAGCTGGCCAAGCATAAAGAGCTTGCTCCCTACGATGAGAACTGGTTCTACACACGAGCTG CCTGCTTCAGCTGTAGAGAGGACTCTGCTTTGCTTGAGAAGGATCCTCACATCTCACGCACACCCCACCCAGCTTCCACAGCACGGCACCTGTACCTCCGGGGCGGCGCTGGAGTCGGCTCCATGACCAAGATCTACGGAGGACGTCAGAGAAATGGGGTCATGCCCAGCCACTTTAGCAGAGGCTCCAAGAGCGTGGCCCGCAGGGTCCTCCAAGCCCTAGAGGGGCTGAAAATGGTGGAAAAAGACCAAGATGG GGGACGCAAACTGACACCTCAGGGACAGAGAGATCTGGACAGAATCGCGGGACAG TCCCCGTTGacacttctgtaa